A stretch of the bacterium genome encodes the following:
- a CDS encoding endonuclease MutS2, with protein sequence MNTIEQTIKVLEWKTILEDLSKHSTCEIGKERCLNAEIFLNAEKIRYELKLTTEGKYLLDHTIYPPLSGIRNIAEFLSIARTGKTLRGEELIDIANTMGASRRLKSFFERYKEEVPALHKISTGLYEDKLLEEDILDIFDEAGNMYDTASPELKRLRVSLKDQTFNLKNKLNSLINSASFSKFLQESVFTLRDDRYVVPVKAEHKSHVPGIVHDISASGSTIFIEPRIIVELNNKLREIEIKIDAEVKRILTELSGRVKEITQEMTYTLEILGDIDFVFAKSKYSISIKATEPEINTEKYISLKSVRHPVLLRVVEKVVPNDIKIGKSFNIMIITGPNTGGKTVVLKTVGICTLMARAGMHIPAVEASIYPFKNIFADIGDEQSIIQSLSTFSGHIKNIINILENADDDTLILIDEVGAGTDPLEGTALAEAILQDIFDKGSRAIITTHFSELKALAYTKSGFYNASVEFDTESLEPTYKLLMGMPGKSNAIYIAGKLGLNENIAKKAREIYLTKKDPTGQVLEGLQNTQQELSKNAKKVEETKENLEKLEKAYNEDIEKIKDEKKKIISVYRKKFDAELLKAKEEIKDILEEIRRTKSEKVSRRTLSKLGGTEAELRQFSQGEKELLEPEFQPLDWDNIKIGDTVLIKHLDQEAVVSALPDKNNNVQVQIGLLKTTVKADELVKTKSGKSAKFKTNIEKPKYIQLKRHQISNELDLRGMSAEDAIDKVEFFLDEASLANLSPIYLIHGHGTGILRKAVREYLKTSPYISKFRAGEQTEGGDGVTVAELA encoded by the coding sequence ATGAATACAATTGAACAAACTATAAAAGTACTTGAATGGAAAACCATTCTTGAAGACCTTTCAAAGCACTCTACCTGCGAAATCGGCAAAGAGCGTTGTTTAAATGCAGAAATCTTTTTGAATGCCGAAAAAATCAGGTACGAGCTAAAACTTACAACTGAAGGGAAATATTTATTAGACCATACTATATATCCTCCTCTCAGCGGTATAAGAAATATTGCGGAGTTTCTCTCAATTGCCCGAACAGGAAAAACCCTGAGAGGTGAAGAATTAATTGATATAGCCAATACAATGGGGGCTTCAAGGCGATTAAAGTCGTTTTTTGAAAGGTACAAAGAAGAAGTACCCGCATTACACAAGATTTCAACGGGTCTATATGAAGATAAGCTTCTGGAAGAAGATATTCTCGATATTTTTGATGAGGCAGGGAATATGTACGATACAGCAAGTCCCGAGCTAAAAAGACTGCGAGTAAGCCTTAAAGACCAGACTTTTAATCTCAAAAACAAACTTAATTCCCTTATAAATTCAGCTTCTTTCTCGAAATTCCTTCAGGAAAGCGTTTTTACTTTGAGGGATGACAGGTATGTAGTACCAGTAAAAGCCGAACATAAGTCGCATGTTCCGGGTATTGTCCATGACATTTCGGCGAGCGGTTCAACAATTTTTATTGAACCTCGGATAATTGTTGAGCTTAACAACAAACTCAGAGAAATCGAGATAAAAATCGACGCTGAAGTCAAACGAATTTTGACAGAACTAAGCGGCAGGGTCAAAGAAATTACGCAGGAGATGACTTATACGCTCGAGATTCTTGGCGATATAGATTTTGTTTTTGCTAAATCAAAATACAGTATATCGATTAAGGCGACAGAACCTGAAATTAACACTGAAAAATATATTTCTCTCAAAAGTGTAAGGCATCCTGTTCTTTTGAGAGTTGTTGAAAAAGTCGTCCCGAACGATATAAAAATCGGGAAAAGCTTCAATATAATGATAATTACCGGTCCGAATACGGGAGGAAAGACGGTAGTTCTCAAAACAGTAGGAATTTGTACACTTATGGCTCGAGCAGGTATGCATATCCCTGCTGTAGAGGCAAGTATTTATCCTTTTAAAAACATTTTTGCGGATATCGGGGATGAACAAAGCATTATCCAGAGCTTATCCACGTTTTCCGGACATATCAAAAACATTATCAATATTCTTGAAAACGCAGATGATGACACACTTATTTTGATTGATGAAGTCGGAGCAGGCACTGATCCTCTAGAAGGAACAGCTCTTGCCGAGGCAATCCTGCAAGATATTTTTGACAAAGGCTCAAGGGCAATCATTACGACCCATTTCAGCGAACTTAAAGCACTTGCTTACACAAAATCAGGCTTTTATAACGCAAGCGTAGAATTTGATACTGAAAGCCTCGAGCCTACTTATAAATTATTAATGGGAATGCCGGGCAAGAGTAATGCCATTTATATAGCGGGAAAACTTGGACTTAATGAAAATATTGCAAAAAAAGCACGGGAAATATATTTAACGAAAAAAGACCCGACAGGGCAGGTTCTTGAAGGACTTCAAAATACACAGCAAGAACTTTCAAAAAATGCCAAAAAAGTTGAGGAAACAAAGGAAAATCTTGAAAAGCTTGAAAAAGCTTACAATGAAGATATTGAAAAAATCAAAGACGAGAAAAAAAAGATTATCAGTGTTTACAGGAAAAAATTTGATGCGGAGCTGCTCAAAGCAAAGGAAGAAATTAAAGATATTCTTGAAGAAATCAGGCGAACAAAAAGCGAAAAAGTTTCAAGGCGAACCCTTTCAAAGCTTGGCGGGACAGAAGCTGAACTCAGGCAGTTTAGTCAGGGAGAAAAAGAGCTGCTTGAACCTGAATTTCAGCCACTTGACTGGGACAATATTAAAATTGGCGATACAGTGCTTATAAAACATCTGGATCAGGAAGCTGTTGTTTCTGCTTTGCCTGACAAAAATAACAATGTTCAGGTGCAGATAGGTTTACTTAAAACAACAGTAAAAGCAGATGAGCTAGTAAAAACAAAATCGGGAAAATCTGCCAAATTTAAGACTAATATAGAAAAACCAAAATATATTCAGCTAAAAAGACACCAAATAAGCAATGAGCTTGACTTAAGAGGAATGAGCGCAGAAGATGCGATAGACAAAGTAGAATTTTTTCTTGATGAAGCCAGTCTGGCGAATCTTTCTCCTATTTATCTTATTCATGGGCATGGGACGGGTATTTTAAGAAAAGCAGTCAGAGAGTACCTCAAAACTTCGCCATATATCAGCAAATTCAGAGCAGGAGAACAGACAGAAGGCGGTGACGGAGTTACTGTCGCAGAATTAGCTTAG
- the rnhC gene encoding ribonuclease HIII — protein sequence MNNTYTAKFDLTKEPELKQKLEKSGFNFQQVQYAFWRGQKNGLSVTLYNSGKLLVQGKETDAFLKEYLGIENSTQSVLALPETKAKYSSWIGTDESGKGDYFGPLVIAGVLVEEENIKKLSAFNIQDSKKLNDSIIEKVAVQIKANSTFSVVVINPAKYNELYSKFKNLNTLLAWGHARAIENILEKKPCRNVLSDKFGNESLIKNALLKKGKTINLEQRVRAESDLAVAAASILARNEFVQRIKKLSVEHGITFQKGASPKVKEQASEFASKHGFESLKNIAKLHFKTTKELHIK from the coding sequence ATGAACAACACTTATACAGCGAAATTTGATTTAACAAAAGAACCTGAATTAAAACAAAAGCTCGAAAAAAGCGGTTTTAATTTCCAGCAAGTTCAGTATGCTTTTTGGCGGGGACAAAAAAACGGTCTGTCTGTTACTCTTTACAATAGCGGAAAACTGCTTGTACAGGGAAAAGAAACCGATGCTTTCCTGAAAGAATATTTGGGGATAGAAAACAGCACGCAGAGTGTTTTGGCTTTGCCTGAAACAAAAGCAAAATACTCAAGCTGGATTGGTACTGACGAATCGGGAAAAGGGGATTATTTTGGTCCGCTTGTGATTGCAGGTGTGCTTGTCGAAGAAGAAAATATAAAAAAACTTTCCGCTTTTAATATTCAGGACAGCAAAAAGCTTAATGATTCCATAATAGAAAAAGTTGCCGTGCAGATTAAGGCAAACAGCACTTTTTCTGTGGTAGTAATTAATCCTGCAAAGTACAATGAGCTTTATTCAAAGTTTAAAAATTTAAATACACTGCTGGCGTGGGGACATGCCAGAGCTATAGAAAATATTCTTGAGAAAAAACCATGCCGGAATGTTCTTTCCGATAAATTCGGCAATGAATCTTTGATTAAAAATGCTTTATTGAAAAAAGGAAAAACAATCAATCTGGAACAAAGAGTCAGGGCTGAATCCGATCTTGCAGTTGCGGCAGCCTCTATTTTAGCAAGAAATGAATTTGTTCAGAGAATAAAAAAACTTTCTGTTGAACATGGAATAACTTTTCAAAAAGGCGCTTCACCTAAAGTTAAAGAACAGGCTTCTGAATTTGCAAGCAAACATGGATTCGAATCACTCAAAAATATTGCCAAATTACACTTTAAAACAACAAAAGAACTACACATCAAATAG
- a CDS encoding CBS domain-containing protein encodes MREKNFFVSYYMSRSPVYVQETDTLYSAIKAMKKFKVDAISVVNEDFAIIGCITKKKIKNILKLNLSKNINLFENIMVKDIIGKDKFPVIVYPNMEIEDAFSIMKYLNNTCIPVVNEPWEKKMVGVLWLEDILSIIKKLPV; translated from the coding sequence ATGAGAGAAAAAAATTTTTTCGTTAGTTATTATATGAGCCGTTCACCGGTTTACGTTCAAGAAACAGACACTCTTTACAGTGCAATTAAAGCAATGAAAAAATTTAAAGTAGATGCTATCTCGGTTGTTAATGAAGATTTTGCAATTATTGGCTGTATTACAAAGAAAAAAATTAAAAATATTCTCAAACTTAATTTAAGCAAAAATATTAATCTTTTTGAAAACATAATGGTTAAAGATATTATCGGAAAAGACAAGTTTCCTGTGATTGTTTATCCAAACATGGAAATAGAAGATGCTTTTTCTATTATGAAATACCTTAACAATACCTGTATTCCGGTAGTAAATGAGCCATGGGAGAAAAAAATGGTTGGCGTTCTCTGGTTAGAGGATATACTTTCTATCATAAAAAAATTGCCGGTATAG
- the mnmE gene encoding tRNA uridine-5-carboxymethylaminomethyl(34) synthesis GTPase MnmE → MKKIYNQNDTIAAIATPLGTGGVGIVRISGEKSQEIISKIFSTTLQDKILPDFKPNKIYHGWIISNKKPIDEVIVLCFKNPNSYTGEDVFEIQCHGGINVVKNILKLCLKEGARLAEKGEFSKRAFMHGKLDLSRAEAVLDLIHSKTDKFSQAAAGNLSGNLSNHINNLRKEVLDLLSMMTAAIDFPEEVNEPEYFFIEEKLNFFIKKINLILLTANSSNLMRDGLKIAFAGKPNVGKSSLFNALLDMERAIVTEIPGTTRDIIQESVDIDGIPVILMDTAGIRNLDSNNSSDYIESIGINKTKSCIENADLILFIYDLTQGLKTEDLAIYEEIKNKKVIKIGSKSDLVESCNDSQSTIKISAKAKIGLDLIKKEIRKLIITEDASNEFCTNTRQQECLAKSLASLEQSLSACKNSEIQDLILIDLKSALIALGEITGEVISEEIINNIFDNFCIGK, encoded by the coding sequence ATGAAAAAAATTTATAACCAAAATGATACAATAGCAGCAATTGCAACTCCTCTTGGAACAGGCGGGGTCGGTATCGTAAGGATTTCCGGAGAAAAATCGCAGGAAATTATCTCGAAAATATTTTCTACAACGCTGCAAGATAAGATCCTGCCTGATTTTAAGCCAAATAAAATTTATCATGGCTGGATAATCAGTAACAAAAAACCTATAGATGAAGTAATTGTTCTCTGTTTTAAAAACCCGAACAGCTACACGGGAGAAGATGTTTTTGAAATTCAATGTCATGGAGGCATTAATGTTGTAAAAAACATCCTAAAGCTCTGCCTTAAAGAAGGAGCAAGACTTGCGGAAAAAGGCGAGTTTTCTAAGAGAGCTTTTATGCACGGAAAATTGGACTTAAGTAGAGCAGAAGCTGTTCTTGACCTTATTCATTCGAAAACTGACAAGTTTTCTCAAGCTGCGGCAGGAAATTTATCGGGGAATCTCTCTAATCACATAAATAATTTAAGGAAGGAAGTTCTAGATCTTTTATCGATGATGACAGCAGCTATTGATTTTCCCGAAGAAGTCAATGAGCCCGAGTATTTTTTTATAGAGGAAAAACTCAATTTTTTTATAAAAAAGATAAATCTTATTTTATTAACGGCAAATTCCTCGAATTTAATGAGAGATGGCTTAAAAATTGCCTTTGCAGGCAAACCCAATGTGGGAAAATCCTCTTTGTTTAACGCCCTTCTTGATATGGAAAGAGCAATAGTAACAGAAATTCCCGGTACAACAAGAGATATTATTCAAGAATCCGTTGATATAGACGGAATCCCTGTAATTTTAATGGATACGGCAGGAATAAGAAATCTGGATTCCAATAATTCAAGCGACTATATTGAATCTATCGGTATAAATAAAACTAAAAGCTGTATAGAAAATGCAGATTTAATTCTTTTTATTTATGATTTAACTCAAGGACTCAAAACTGAAGACCTTGCAATTTATGAAGAGATAAAAAACAAAAAAGTAATAAAAATCGGCTCAAAATCAGATTTAGTGGAAAGCTGCAATGACAGTCAAAGCACTATTAAAATTTCTGCAAAAGCAAAAATAGGGCTTGATTTAATCAAAAAAGAAATTAGAAAACTTATAATAACTGAAGACGCTTCAAATGAATTTTGTACAAATACACGTCAACAGGAATGTCTTGCAAAAAGCCTGGCTTCACTTGAACAATCATTAAGTGCCTGCAAAAATAGTGAAATTCAGGATTTGATTTTAATTGATTTAAAGTCTGCCCTCATCGCACTTGGAGAAATCACAGGAGAAGTCATCTCAGAAGAAATTATTAATAATATTTTTGATAACTTCTGTATTGGCAAGTAA
- the yidC gene encoding membrane protein insertase YidC gives MDFSALTVQILKALADIAGSYGLAIVLLTVIIRLAMWPLSVAQQRSMIKTQQLAPKLKELQERYKSNPQMMQKKIAEFYKEHSFNPFAGCFPMLIQLPIFIMLYSALMSPQFIQMAGKTSFLFVKRLDSTMRSHAGVVGDKIFGVEEHDTFSTEKTITVYINNKKQEVAVKDPNKSVEIQGNIIPGEPVDLKINLENQITDLKFSEMDKIQTAQVPIINNATKEIENVTFNKRDGLLVAQVSTVKAKTVFHPDVLVLVILFGLTMFLSQKVMTSGKKNVPADPAQQAMQDSMGKMMPIMVTGMFVFVPIPAGVLLYMVVSNVIQVIQTVVINKQIEAENPKKPDIIDIVASEPKSLTEGVGDAAKENSSEKKNNKSKW, from the coding sequence TCAGCTTTAACAGTACAAATATTAAAAGCTCTTGCAGATATAGCAGGAAGTTACGGTCTAGCTATAGTTCTTTTGACAGTGATTATAAGGCTTGCAATGTGGCCCCTGAGTGTTGCACAGCAGCGTTCAATGATAAAAACTCAACAGCTTGCTCCAAAACTTAAAGAATTGCAGGAGAGATACAAAAGCAATCCTCAAATGATGCAGAAAAAAATCGCGGAATTTTATAAAGAACACAGTTTTAATCCGTTTGCAGGGTGTTTTCCGATGTTGATTCAGCTGCCGATATTCATTATGCTTTACTCTGCCCTTATGAGTCCTCAATTTATACAAATGGCAGGCAAAACATCATTTTTATTCGTTAAAAGGCTCGATTCTACAATGAGAAGCCATGCCGGAGTCGTGGGAGACAAGATATTTGGTGTAGAAGAACATGATACATTTTCAACAGAAAAAACTATCACTGTTTATATTAATAATAAAAAACAGGAAGTGGCAGTTAAAGATCCTAATAAGTCTGTTGAAATTCAGGGAAATATAATTCCGGGAGAACCTGTTGACTTAAAAATAAATCTTGAAAATCAAATAACGGATTTGAAATTTAGTGAAATGGATAAAATTCAGACAGCCCAAGTTCCTATAATAAACAATGCAACAAAGGAAATTGAGAATGTAACATTTAATAAGAGAGACGGCCTTTTGGTAGCCCAAGTTTCGACAGTCAAGGCAAAAACAGTCTTTCATCCTGACGTTTTAGTGCTTGTTATTCTGTTCGGTCTCACAATGTTCCTTTCTCAGAAGGTAATGACATCAGGAAAGAAAAATGTACCTGCTGATCCTGCCCAACAAGCAATGCAAGACAGTATGGGCAAGATGATGCCGATAATGGTTACGGGTATGTTTGTATTTGTTCCGATTCCAGCTGGTGTTTTGCTGTATATGGTAGTGAGCAATGTTATTCAAGTGATACAAACTGTTGTAATTAACAAGCAAATAGAGGCAGAAAATCCTAAAAAACCTGATATTATAGACATAGTGGCTTCTGAACCAAAAAGTCTTACAGAAGGTGTTGGTGATGCGGCTAAAGAAAATTCTTCCGAGAAAAAAAATAATAAATCAAAGTGGTAA